The following proteins are co-located in the Gossypium hirsutum isolate 1008001.06 chromosome A02, Gossypium_hirsutum_v2.1, whole genome shotgun sequence genome:
- the LOC107951189 gene encoding uncharacterized protein, whose protein sequence is MPLETNKPDQSNVEGDKQRHFNKEIKDMVSSITRRVTAIHKPGSSHHRGTDDDDEHRVGIITLAGNNVGATMRSELDEKSSPQYRISVGDDEADAMSTYVNSNFQAVNNSIMLGSSYTANDPGVHLDISGVGEHEGKKPADKTRRRGKEKREGFLQK, encoded by the coding sequence ATGCCTCTCGAAACAAACAAGCCCGATCAATCCAACGTTGAAGGAGATAAACAAAGACACTTCAACAAAGAAATCAAAGACATGGTCTCTTCCATAACTCGCCGCGTAACCGCTATTCATAAACCCGGTTCGAGTCACCACAGAGGTACCGATGATGACGACGAACACAGAGTGGGAATTATCACGCTTGCTGGAAACAACGTTGGAGCCACAATGCGAAGCGAGTTGGACGAGAAATCCAGTCCTCAATACAGGATTTCAGTCGGAGACGATGAGGCTGATGCGATGAGTACCTATGTGAACAGCAATTTCCAAGCTGTTAACAATTCGATCATGCTCGGCAGCAGCTACACTGCCAATGATCCAGGAGTCCATTTGGACATCTCGGGTGTTGGTGAACACGAGGGCAAGAAACCAGCAGATAAGACAAGGAgaaggggaaaggaaaaaagagaaGGATTCCTCCAAAAGTGA